The proteins below are encoded in one region of Rhinolophus sinicus isolate RSC01 linkage group LG07, ASM3656204v1, whole genome shotgun sequence:
- the FAS gene encoding tumor necrosis factor receptor superfamily member 6 isoform X1: MAVLRCLAYTLVGEKLCFFSSYRPKLGCSAFFPARSPASKVLTFTARLLSKGDAAQVTAASPEVLKLHKNITKRESECPKGQHREGEFCCQPCPPGTRKASDCSTEGGKLVCEPCPEGEEYTDSKHYSSECRRCSHCDEGHGFEVEKNCTKTQNTQCRCKSNFFCDSPPCEHCNSCMRCEHGIIENCTPTTNTKCKEGPRRELWWLWCILIPILILAALPILWLVKRKGKNNGNRLFTPSNTEMVPMNLPDIDLSKYITNIAEQMTITEVREFVRKNGLNEAKIDEIKNDNLQDTAEQKVQLLRNWYQLHGKKDAYDTLIKSLKRANLHVLAEKIQDIVQKDISEHENTNFRNENESQRLV, translated from the exons ATGGCTGTTCTCAGATGCTTAGCATACACACTGGTTGGAGAGAAGCTCTGCTTTTTCTCAAGTTACAGACCCAAGCTGGGATGTTCTGCCTTCTTTCCAGCCAGAAGCCCAGCCTCGAAG GTACTTACCTTTACCGCTAGACTGTTGTCTAAAGGTGATGCTGCCCAAGTGACTGCTGCCAGCCCTGAGGTGTTGAAATTGCATAAGAACATTACTAAAAGGGAATCTGAGTGCCCAAAAGGCCAACACCGTGAGGGCGAATTCTGCTGTCAGCCCTGTCCTCCTG GCACACGGAAAGCTTCTGACTGCTCAACTGAGGGAGGTAAACTAGTCTGCGAGCCCTGTCCAGAAGGGGAGGAGTACACAGACAGCAAACATTATTCTTCTGAATGCAGAAGATGTTCACATTGTGATGAAGGACACG GCTTCGAAGTGGAAAAAAACTGTACCAAGACCCAGAATACCCAGTGCAGATGTAAATCAAACTTTTTTTGTGACAGCCCTCCATGCGAACACTGTAACTCTTGCATGAG gtGTGAACATGGAATCATAGAGAACTGCACACCAACCACCAACACCAAATGTAAAGAag GACCCAGACGTGAATTGTGGTGGTTGTGGTGCATCCTGATCCCGATTCTGATTCTAGCAGCTTTACCAATACTTTGGT TggtgaaaagaaaaggcaagaataATGGAAATCGTTTATTTACACCTTCAAATACT GAAATGGTCCCAATGAATTTACCAG aCATTGACTTGAGTAAATATATTACCAACATTGCTGAGCAAATGACGATAACTGAAGTTAGAGAATTCGTTCGGAAGAATGGTCTCAATGAAGCCAAAATcgatgaaataaaaaatgacaatctCCAAGACACAGCTGAACAGAAGGTCCAGCTGCTCCGTAATTGGTATCAACTTCACGGGAAGAAAGACGCATATGACACTTTGATTAAAAGTCTCAAAAGAGCCAATCTTCATGTTCTTGCAGAGAAAATTCAAGATATAGTCCAAAAGGACATTAGTGAACATGAAAATACTaacttcagaaatgaaaatgaaagccaaaGATTGGTCTAA
- the FAS gene encoding tumor necrosis factor receptor superfamily member 6 isoform X2 produces the protein MSRIGILLALVLTFTARLLSKGDAAQVTAASPEVLKLHKNITKRESECPKGQHREGEFCCQPCPPGTRKASDCSTEGGKLVCEPCPEGEEYTDSKHYSSECRRCSHCDEGHGFEVEKNCTKTQNTQCRCKSNFFCDSPPCEHCNSCMRCEHGIIENCTPTTNTKCKEGPRRELWWLWCILIPILILAALPILWLVKRKGKNNGNRLFTPSNTEMVPMNLPDIDLSKYITNIAEQMTITEVREFVRKNGLNEAKIDEIKNDNLQDTAEQKVQLLRNWYQLHGKKDAYDTLIKSLKRANLHVLAEKIQDIVQKDISEHENTNFRNENESQRLV, from the exons GTACTTACCTTTACCGCTAGACTGTTGTCTAAAGGTGATGCTGCCCAAGTGACTGCTGCCAGCCCTGAGGTGTTGAAATTGCATAAGAACATTACTAAAAGGGAATCTGAGTGCCCAAAAGGCCAACACCGTGAGGGCGAATTCTGCTGTCAGCCCTGTCCTCCTG GCACACGGAAAGCTTCTGACTGCTCAACTGAGGGAGGTAAACTAGTCTGCGAGCCCTGTCCAGAAGGGGAGGAGTACACAGACAGCAAACATTATTCTTCTGAATGCAGAAGATGTTCACATTGTGATGAAGGACACG GCTTCGAAGTGGAAAAAAACTGTACCAAGACCCAGAATACCCAGTGCAGATGTAAATCAAACTTTTTTTGTGACAGCCCTCCATGCGAACACTGTAACTCTTGCATGAG gtGTGAACATGGAATCATAGAGAACTGCACACCAACCACCAACACCAAATGTAAAGAag GACCCAGACGTGAATTGTGGTGGTTGTGGTGCATCCTGATCCCGATTCTGATTCTAGCAGCTTTACCAATACTTTGGT TggtgaaaagaaaaggcaagaataATGGAAATCGTTTATTTACACCTTCAAATACT GAAATGGTCCCAATGAATTTACCAG aCATTGACTTGAGTAAATATATTACCAACATTGCTGAGCAAATGACGATAACTGAAGTTAGAGAATTCGTTCGGAAGAATGGTCTCAATGAAGCCAAAATcgatgaaataaaaaatgacaatctCCAAGACACAGCTGAACAGAAGGTCCAGCTGCTCCGTAATTGGTATCAACTTCACGGGAAGAAAGACGCATATGACACTTTGATTAAAAGTCTCAAAAGAGCCAATCTTCATGTTCTTGCAGAGAAAATTCAAGATATAGTCCAAAAGGACATTAGTGAACATGAAAATACTaacttcagaaatgaaaatgaaagccaaaGATTGGTCTAA